The region TCAACTACTTGATTAAATAGTTGCTTAGTTGTTAATAACCATTCTTTTTTAGGTGAAATTAGCTTGGTTATTTGAGTTTTGGTTACTATAAAGTGCCCTTTTTTGCGTTTAAGTACCATGGGGGATAAGCTTGCAGCTCTCTTAACATTATGGGGTAAATTGTGATTATTTTTACATTTTCTAAGCTATTGCCTGTTGCCTATATTATCACCACAAGTACGGGAGAGCCGTAATTAAAGATTAGAAAAAAAAAGAAGGAAGGGTTAAAAGCTCTATTTTTCCTTTTTTCCCCTTACCCATGCAGAAAATCAGATAATTTTCCTGACACTATCTAGGCGATCGCATCTGAATCTCCCATAAAGATATTCAAGTCCGAATTAAACTTATTAAAAGGACTTAATCCGGGGACGCCATCATCGTTAATAATTGTACCTGTGGCCGCATTAGGATTTCCCACTGTGTAACCCGTACCGTTAGAGAGAGTGAGCATCACCGTTTCGTTAGACTCTATGGTAGTATCTTCTCTAGGATCCACAGTTACACTAGCTGTACTTGAGCCCGCCCCAAAATTCACCCTTCCTGAACGGCGACGCCAAGAAGCCGCCCCACTCTGAGTATAATCGCTGTTTAAAATGGCCGTACTCCTGACCCTGAAATTGACATTACTCAGTGGGTTCGTGGTATTGCCAGTGCGAGTAAAGGTGTACACGAGGTTAGTGCTACCATCTTCTGTTACGCTAGTTGGGGCTACGCTAAGGCTGATACTGGGAGTGGTGGGAGTAGTAGTACCGATAAGTCTTTGAATCGCTGCATCCGCTTGAATAAAACCAAAACCACTCTCTCGGTCAAAACCAGGGGTTCCCATATCGATGGCGGTTTGTTCTAGAGCGTTATAAATCTCCGTCGGAGTGCTGTTGGGTTTGGCTTGTAACATCAAGGCCGCTACTGCTGCTGCGTGAGGTGCCGCCGCTGAGGTACCAAAGAAATTGGGTAAAGTATCAGGATCATTAGAGCTATCCCGACCAAAAAAGGTTGTGTTCGTTCCGTCTGGTGCTACTATGGTGGGTTGTCTACGGTCAATCGGTGTGGCGAGACGATTACCCGCTCTATTAAAAAGAATTGGTATTCCACCCACAGATGAATATACTTCTAAACGAGGAGGATTAACTCCAAAAGCAGGGGTATCATAAAAAGCAGCCGCTCCTACAGCCCTAGCACCTGCTGCATTAGCGTGACCAAAGAGAGTTGAACTGTCGGTATGATACTCAGCATCATTAGTGCCACGCCGGAAATCAACGTATTTAATGAATCCTGGTGTTGGTCCTCCTGAAGGTAGGTGCTGAGCTAATAACAATCCCAGAGTTTGAGCAGTATCAGTATCATTTATTGTGTACACAAACTCTACGGCATCACCATCTATGTTGTTAGTAATACTCTGGGCGATAATATTATTAGAACTGTTAACCACAAAAAGATCTAAATCGTTAGCTGAGCCCCTACCACCCACTTGAGCGTGGGGTTGATCCCACTGAAAAGATAGGAAAATACTTTCATCGGGCTCGAGGCGAAAATTTTGAACAAGATCAACACCAGAGCCTGGATCGAAATCGTGAGCAAGATAGGATACATTCCCAATAGTAGTGTTTTCTCCCCGAAAATCACTCTCATAAGAGTCTCTCCCATTATTAAATGCTGCCGAGAAATAGGCAACACCACGAGCAAAAACTTGATCCACCGCTTGAGCTATAATCCCATCTTGGAAAAAAGGTTCTGTAGGATAGATAACATCGTCCGCGATTACTCTAGCGCCTGCGTTAGCTAAGCGTATAATACCGTTAGCAAAATCAGCTTGACCTTCATAACCAGGATGGAATGCTAGACTAGAGCCTGGAGCTACGTCGTGTACCAACTGTAGCATTGCTCTACCTTCGTCCCTTTGATTACTATCAGCTAATACCCTGACAGGAGTTGTATTGCCCAAGGGATTTCCTGTACCAGGTAAGTCTCCAGTAGAAATGTCACGGGAAGCGCCTTCTAAAAAGTCGTAGCTATCGGAGATCGCTCCCACTGTCACACCGCTACCGTCGACATCAAAAGTGCTGCGAGCAATATCAGCACGCATTGAGGGATCTCCCTGACTAGTTACAGATCCAATATTGGTAATCGGTGTGTATACAGGTCGGGCAAAATTGAGATTACTTAAGTTTTCTAGCGTCTCGAGCTGAGTGATGGGGAAATCACCAGAAATAACGCGTCCAAAAATTGATGCTTCAGTTAGTCCTAACTCCTGTAATTGAGACAACAGAGCGCTGGGATTGTTGTGTGCCACAAACTCCGTTAAGATTGTTCTCCCATCTTGGGAAAGTTGTAGTATCGAGTTATCGCGAAAACTGCTCGAGTTTACATTGTTTTGAGAGTCATGGTACAATTGAGCGAGTTCAAAGCCTATTTTTCTAGCTAAGGGATCATTCTTTTGAACTTCAAGAGAAGCCTCAAAATCACTG is a window of Gloeocapsa sp. PCC 73106 DNA encoding:
- a CDS encoding S8 family serine peptidase; the protein is MSDSNNNNSNPQPIRSFQLDSDFEASLEVQKNDPLARKIGFELAQLYHDSQNNVNSSSFRDNSILQLSQDGRTILTEFVAHNNPSALLSQLQELGLTEASIFGRVISGDFPITQLETLENLSNLNFARPVYTPITNIGSVTSQGDPSMRADIARSTFDVDGSGVTVGAISDSYDFLEGASRDISTGDLPGTGNPLGNTTPVRVLADSNQRDEGRAMLQLVHDVAPGSSLAFHPGYEGQADFANGIIRLANAGARVIADDVIYPTEPFFQDGIIAQAVDQVFARGVAYFSAAFNNGRDSYESDFRGENTTIGNVSYLAHDFDPGSGVDLVQNFRLEPDESIFLSFQWDQPHAQVGGRGSANDLDLFVVNSSNNIIAQSITNNIDGDAVEFVYTINDTDTAQTLGLLLAQHLPSGGPTPGFIKYVDFRRGTNDAEYHTDSSTLFGHANAAGARAVGAAAFYDTPAFGVNPPRLEVYSSVGGIPILFNRAGNRLATPIDRRQPTIVAPDGTNTTFFGRDSSNDPDTLPNFFGTSAAAPHAAAVAALMLQAKPNSTPTEIYNALEQTAIDMGTPGFDRESGFGFIQADAAIQRLIGTTTPTTPSISLSVAPTSVTEDGSTNLVYTFTRTGNTTNPLSNVNFRVRSTAILNSDYTQSGAASWRRRSGRVNFGAGSSTASVTVDPREDTTIESNETVMLTLSNGTGYTVGNPNAATGTIINDDGVPGLSPFNKFNSDLNIFMGDSDAIA